The window CAAAGTACCTATTGATAATGGAGCTGTGGAAGGACTCAACAACAAAGCCAAGGCCATCAGTCATCGGGCGTATGGTTATCGAACTGCAGAGACCTTCAAACTCGCACTTTATCATGGCATGGGAAAGCTACCTGAACCCCAGTTAACCCACAAATTCGTATGAGGAGCCAAAAAATAGATGCACATCAAGCATTGATCCTAAAAAATTGTCTGGAAAAACTTTTTCTAAAGATATGGAATCTCCCTTTTTAATAGTTGGCTTTCTTTTTCTAAGGAAATTTGAAAGCTGCGTCCATGCCTTATCATGAGGTGCTGTCCTGGCATTATTACAATTTGGACATACTAATGAATCAAACTTAAATTTGTCCGACTTAATACTTCCTACCTTCTGATTCCTTTTTTGATCTGTATGCAGGTAAAGCGGATTTTGTTGAGAAACACCATTATAAAGAGCACGAAGATCTGATGCCTTGGTCTTATGTTCACCTGTTGTTGCTTCATTTCCGCAAATCCAGCATCTCATCTTTTGATCCTCAAAACATAACCAGTGATTGTATAGTTTCTGCATAACTCTTGTGACGAAAAAACGGTTGACCAAAGAAACTGGCTGCCTTATTTCTTCTTTAACTGTATAATTCCAAAAATAGAGTGTTATTAGTAAATTGGATAACTCCAATGAAAGAGATCCCTGCTGAAATTCGCGTCTTCCACGACGCACAGCTGGTTAAAGAAAAGAGTGCCGGAAACGTCCCGCTTCCACTACAGGAAGTGGTTACGGTATTATTTGGATTTTTGCAGTAAATATGGATTGAATCAATTAAACAAGGAAAATATTTCTCAGTTTATTGATAAAATTGAAAGAAAAGCACCAAACTGAACAACAACAAAAACAGGTATTTCATGCTGTTTCAGCATATTTTGGTATAGCGTTACCAGACAAAGACAAGGCTGCGCCATTAAAAAATAAAAAGGAAGGATTATCAAGTAAAAAACGCCGATTGAAGTCCGCATGATTCAAGGAGATTGTATGTATATTCATCAACGCGACGAGTGGCCGGATTTTTTTTGGGACGAAGCAAGGGTCTCTGGCATGCTGGCGGATGCCCGTCATTTGCAGGGCCGGCTCCTCAGGAGGATGGAGATACTGGGATTCCAGTGGCGGGAAGAAGCAACGCTTCAAGCCCTCACCCAGGACGTTCTCAAGACGTGCGAGATCTCAAAATACAAAACCCCGCTCTCCATCTCGTAAACTCCTGCCCCCTCCGGGGCGAGCGGCCCTCTGGCCTACTCACCGCCTCACCTCCTGTCATCTGTCTTCTGTCGTCCGATGTCTGACCTCTGAGAACATATGCCATTGTCATATACGGTCATAGGAGCGACAAATTTCTTGATTTCTTTCAAAAAGAATGGCTCCCGGCCAAGTGCGATCTCGCGCACCGACCCAGGTTCAATGATCTTCGAATTGAACGGGCCGGCGCAGGGAGGGTTACCGGAGGCACAGAGGGTCCGGTACCAGGGCACAGCGGCCTGCATCCAGTCCACTGAAAACAGTTGACATAAAAAAGCATTATCAGATAAAAACTTCTCGCAAACGAATTGAGCGAGGTGAGCGCCATCTACTATACAGGGGAGCGATCCGGTTTAATCAAGGGAATCGGTCTGGGTCTGATCCATATCTACTATGGACAGGGTGTGGGCAAGACGACCCGGGCCGTGGGGCTGGCCATACGGGCCGCCGGCGTGGGCCTTAGGGTCAACTTCATCCAGTTTATGAAATCGGGGGATTCCTCGGAGATATTAATCT is drawn from Deltaproteobacteria bacterium and contains these coding sequences:
- a CDS encoding transposase, whose protein sequence is KVPIDNGAVEGLNNKAKAISHRAYGYRTAETFKLALYHGMGKLPEPQLTHKFV
- a CDS encoding DUF4172 domain-containing protein, producing the protein MYIHQRDEWPDFFWDEARVSGMLADARHLQGRLLRRMEILGFQWREEATLQALTQDVLKTCEISKYKTPLSIS